The genomic DNA CGTCTCCGGAGCCGGCGACGCCAGCACCGTTCTCACGACCGATGTGTCGGTCAGCGGTGATGATGTCGGTATCGACGACCTCAGTGATGTGACCACTATCGGCATGTCACTGTCGAACCTCACCGCCGAAATTCAGCAGGAGACCGACCGGTTCCGCACCGGCGTTTTCCTCTGTACCGGTATCTGTACCGAGGTCGACGATATGCGGTCCGTCTACCGATTTCTCAACACCAATTTCCTGTCATCGCTCCGCCGTAACGACGCAATCGGCGTCTGCGTCGTAGATACCAGTGCCGACATCGGCACCGAAACGTCCAGTCTCGTCGCGGGCCTAGATACTTCCTTCAGCGCTCGAATCGATATCGAATCGGTCGACAGTCGGGAGGCGACCCTTTCGCTGTCGGGGTTTAATGACGCCGACGGCGAAGCGACTGTCTCCCTCTGACGGCGGCTCACCGGTCGGTGAATGAAACGCCGACAACGTCGAACCGAGCGCCGCCGTCGACGCTCTCCGAGAGGCGTACTTCCCAGCCGTGGCCGGACGCGATTTGCTGGACGATACCTAGCCCGAAGCCGGTCCCCTGCTCGCTGGTCGTGTAGCCGGTCTCGAAGACCTGCTCGCGGCGGTCGGCGGGAATGCCGACACCATCGTCGGCGACGTAGAACCCCTCGTCGGTCACGCCGACAGTAACTACGACATCTTGACCGCCGTGCTCGACGGCGTTCCGGAAGAGGTTCTCGAACAGCTGCTGCAGACGCGTCTGGTCGGCAAGCACCGTGACAGTCGATGACGGCGGGTGGAGCGTCGCCCTCGGCGTCGAGACGGTCTCCCATGCGTCTTCGGCGGCCGCACACAGCGCGACCGGCTCGGCCTCCCCGACTTGGTCGCCACCCTGTGCGAGTTCGAGTAGCTCGCGTATCAGCACGTCCATCCGGTCGAGGGCGTTGTCGACGAGCCGGAGTTCGTCGCGGTCGACATCCTCGCGTAGGAGGTCGATGTAGCCTTGCGCGACGTTCAGCGGGTTCCGGAGGTCGTGGGAGACGATGCTCGCGAAGTTTTCGAGCCGTTCGTTTTGTCGTCGGAGCTCTTTTTCTCTGGCTTTTCGCTCGGAAATGTCTTTGATGGTCCCGAAATGATACGCCGTGCCGTCTATCGTTCGTCGAGTCGTCACTGTTCCAACGGGGACGCCCTCGCCGCCGTAGCTGTGAACCGATTCGGCCGTCCGGGTTTCACCCTCCTCAAAGGAGTTCCAGTAGCTCTCGAAGCGGTCTGCCTCGATATCATCGACGACGTCCCAGAGTGGGGTGTCGATTAGCTCCGCAGTTGACGCGCCGAAAAGCGACGCGTACGCCTCGTTAACGTAGACGTACCGGCCATCGGCTCCGTAGATGCCGACGCCCACGCCGACGGACTCCACCATCGTAGCGAAAAATTCCGGGGCCACGTCGGCCGGAAGCTCCGAACTCATAGCGCCGGGTTCACTGTGCTACCGTATATCATTAACCCTTGTTCGGGATTCAGTGGCGGTGGCGAATCGAGGGGAGGGAGATATCCACCCCTGTTCCTAAAATTTGTGAAAAGATTGATGAACGGAGTGGCTGTAGCACGCCTGTCCCTCCACATGAACTTCAACATCGACGGCGGTAAGCTGTTGTATGTCCTCGGCGTACTGTTCGCGTTCGCTGCCCTCCTGTATTTTGTCAGCGATGTCGTGTTCGGCCTCTCGATTACGGTGACGGCACTGTTGCTTTTTGTCGCCTTCGTCGCCTTCCTCGTTGCCGGCCTCGCGATAGACCGCGACGCCCTCGATGTCGTTGCCTACGCGATTTCCGGGCTCTCGTATGCCGTCTTCCTCGGCTACGTCACGGCCCGGTACGGGCTCGGCGAGACGGGGATATTCCTGCTGCTTGCGGCCTCTGCCGGGCTGTTCGTCGGCCTCGGCTACGGTGTCCGCCAGCAATCGCTCGACATCGACCGGCGGACGGCCGCCTACGTCGCCGTTGTGCTCGTCGCCGTCGGCGTCGTCTTTATTGGCGCTGACCTCGCTACCGGCGATGTCGAGTACACGGTCGAGATGCAAGACGAGACAACCATCTCGGTGACCGACGAACATGTCGAGCGCGACCGGCCGCGCGTCACTGCCGACCTCTGGACGGTCACCGCTACGAACCCTTCGCCGTTTACTCGCCCTGTCGACCTTCCGTCGGCTCGTGGCTGTCTCAGCGGCGTCGCTGAATTCGGCGATGAGACCTTCCCTGTCCGGTATGAGCCTCGCTCCTTCGGTACTCCGGACCGGCTCGACGGCGGCGCGGAGCGTACCCACACGCTAACCGGGAGCGTGCCGGTGGTCGCTGACGACCCCGGCGAGCGGACGTACGCGGTCGAACGGGCCGAAAGCTGTGACGTATCCCACGACGAGCCGACAATCGTCGTCGTCTTTGAGGACGACACCGCTGTCGCCGTCTGACGAACCGTACTGAGAAGAGCCCGACAGGACAGGCTGCCCGCCGGCCCTGTGGGCTGGAATCCATGACCTGATGCGGGGGTCGCTTGCAGTACTCCCCCGCTGTCTGCCGGTACCCCCCCGCCGGAGTAATGTGCTCTGGTGTGCCTCTAGCAGCAGGCGTGGCCCCCCGACCGATTGCACACGTCGTTCACGAGGGGGGCTCGCTCGCTACTCGTCGGAGCGTCCCTGCCGCCACCGGTGGACACCATACCCGGCCGCACCGACCGCCGCTGCTCCCGCAAGCGGCTTCAGAGCGAGCGGCCGGCCCGATGTCTCAAGCAGGCGACCGTCCCGGTCGTGATACTGCTGTGCGAGTCGGGGCGTGCCGTCTGCATCCTGTGGCTGGTTTTCGGCGTAGCGGGCGACCGTTTCCCAGACTTTCAGCTCTCGACCGTCTGCCCGCTCGACGATGGCGTCCGCAAGAGCTATCGGGTCGCCGGTTTCGTTTTTCGGCGTCACTTCCAGCCGCGAGACGATCTCGCCGACGACTGGAATCTGCGACCCGAGGTAGTAGTCGGTCGCGACCCGGTAGAGACGGTCGCCACCGTCGAGCGGCTCGTACTGTGCATCGTCCTGTATGCCGTCGCCGACGTACCGCTCGGCTCCCAAGAGTGCGCGGTAGGCTGGCAGCGGCGTGTCGACGACCGGGACTGTCCCCCACGTTGCGCGGTCGGGGTCGTATTCGAACCGCCCGCCGGAAACCTGCATGAAGTATGCCGGTCCCATGACCCCCGACAGCAGGATGCTGACCTCCATCGCCCGACGTATCTCGTCTTCAGTCACCCAAAAGGAGACGACAGGATAGCCGGGCCGGCCGTCGTTGCCGACGCCGATGCCGCTCGTCGTCACAAGGTCGTAGAACAGTACCTCACCGTCGGCCCATTCGACCGCTCCGGGTGCGAGTTGTTCGCGGATCAGCCCGTCCGGGTAGAAGGCGAAGTCGACGCGTTCGCCGAGGTGGCGTCCCGTCTCCAGTCGAATGGCGTCCGTGATGAAGTTTCCGAGCGCCGTCTCCGTTCGGGGCGGCCCCCTCGACAGCGAGACATCGGAACGCATCAGAAACTCGTCGAACCGAGAGAACTCACCGTGGGTGGTTGCTTCGACGTGGCTGTGGAGTCGGCTTTCGTATTCGGCGACCATCTCCCGTACATCCGGTGCCTCCGGCACGGTGGCATCGAGTGGGCGCAGGAACGCCGTCCCGTCGCGGTCGTTCAGGAGTTCGATGGAGTCGCTGGCGCGGTCGTAGGCCAGTTCCAGCTGCCCGAGATACTCGAGATGTGCCCCCGCCTGTGCAATGATGGTGCCGTCCTCGTTGAGCGGCTGGGTGAGGGCAGTATGGGAGTGACCGCCGACGATGAGGTCGATACCGTCGATTGCCTGTGCAAGCTCGCGGTCCTCCTCGACGCCGGCGTGAGTGAGCGCGACGACGATATCCGCGCCACCCGCTTGGAGCTCAGTGACCGTTTCACGCGCCGTCTCGTGCTGGTCAGCGAAGGCTATCGGGTCCGTCTTCAGTATCACGTCGATAGCGCTCTCACCGAGCAGCCCGAAGACGCCGACAGTCGTCCCGTCCCGTAGCTCCATCGTGGTCGTCGGCAAGAGACCGATATCGTCCAGTCCGTGTCCCGACGGCGGGGTGATATTCGTCCCGAGAACGGGCATCCGTTCGTGTGCATCGGGGTAGCCGCCGGCGGCGTAGTATTCGGCGAGGGCCCCTGGCCCGTAGTCGAACTCGTGGTTGCCGACGACGGCCGCATCGTAGCCGACATACTGCATCAGTTCCAGTTCGGCGGCCACACCTTCGAGCGGGAGCCAGCCGAACGGGGGGCCGGATATCAGGTCGCCGGCCGAAAGGAGGACCACGTCGTCACCGGCGGCCTGTTTTTCGTTCCGGACCTGCCTCACCGCTCCAGCGAGGCGGGCGAACCCGCCCCTTGCAGTGCCCCCCCGCTCCGGGTGGTCGTTGACGACCGGAAACGGAATCAGATGGGAGTGTTCGTCGTTCGTATGCAGGACGGTAAATCGGGTACGGCCGCCGTCCTCGTCGCTGTTGTCGGCGGCGAGACTACCAAGCGGACTTGTCCCGAGCAACGTTAGCATCGTCCGGCGGCGGATTCCTGTCATGGTGTCTCTGGTAGCGGAATAGACAGCGCCGGGCGTGCGCTGTCGTGGCCCCCGTACCGGCTGGCGGAGCGGCAGGCTGGTTGATATCGTCTATCATTACAGTGTTGCGAGGCGAAAGCCCACGGCTTCAGCCGTGGGATGAAGCCGACAACAGGGAAACGTTCCACGCTCGGGCGCTCGGCTGGATATTCCAGCGTGCTGAACCATCAACTTTTACAAATCTGCAACAGTACGTTACACGTGTAATGGTCGAGGTGAGTGTGGAAACCACGTTCCGCAATCCCAGCCGCTCGCGCCGCCAAGAGTGGCAACGAGCCACCCACATCCTCCGCGAGTGCAAACAATGGCTCGTGGACGGCTGGGAGGACGACTCGCTCGCCTCGTCCGTGACGACTGGCGACATCGACAACCCACTCTACTCAGCACTCCAAAACCAAGCCATCCGAAACGCGAAAAGCGACTACGCCGACGAATCTATCGAGTACACGGGCGAACAGCCCATCGAGGTCAACAACCAGAACTGGGAAATCCACACGACTGAGAACGATTCTGTCGTCATCGGATTCCCGTGTATCAGTGATTGGTGGTACACGCCAATCCACGTCCACGAAAGTATTGAAGAACCCGTCCAAGCTCTGCTCGATGGTGACGCTGAGAAGACAAAACTCAGCGTGTGGCGAGAAGGCGGCGACTGGCATTGCTCGTTCACAGTCGAATACGACGAGCAACAGGATGGCGAGGAAACACCCATTGGTGTTGACGTTGGTCACAACTACATTCTCGCGGCCACGCCAGACAATGCGAGTGCTGAGTCGTTCCTTGTGAGTGGCAAGGAACACAAGTTTGTGCGGCGGTACTACCGTTCCCTGCGTGACTCTCTACAGGAAACTGGGGCGCATCGCGCCCGAACTCGCGTGGGTAACAAGGAGTATCGTCGCATCCAAGACATGAACCACACCCTCTCCAAACGACTCGTCGAATATGCCAGTCAGTTCGAGAATCCCGTTATCAAACTCGAAGACCTCGAAAACATCCGTGACGGTAGCGAGTGGAATGGCGTCCACTCGTGGCCGTTCTACGAACTCCAACAGTTCATCACGTACAAAGCCGAGAAAGAAGGCGTTTGCGTCGAGAAAGTAGACCCCGAGAATACGAGTCAGGAGTGCAGTCAGTGCGATGAACTCGTGGGTCGTGACGGGAGCAAGTTCGAGTGCCCGCACTGTGGGTATGTGCGGCACGCGGATTTGAACGCAGCTGAAAACATCAGTCAACGGGAGGGTGACCCATGCACGGCGTAACACTTCGGGTGACGCGAACCGTGCGGCCCAGCAGGATGAACAACCTGCCGACCACATCGTGGTCGCCTGCCACGTGCAGGTGGGAAGGCTCGTTTGACCGAGCTATACGCGCTGGAAAGCACGCCCTTGGTCATAACTGGGCGGCGACCGTTGACGCTGGCCACGCGAAAGCGTATTTGAGCCGCCGAGGAAACGCGCAACCCTAATATCCCCATCGGGGAATCCCACGGCTTCAGCCGTGGGAGGAGGTCAAATTCTAACTAATCGTTATAATTCTATCGCCCGGAGTGACTCCCCCGAGCGCTGGACTGTCCCTCCCGCCCGCTGCTACGGGTTTTCGATGTCGTCGGCGTCGGTCACCTGCCGGAAAAAGAACACGGCATCAGTCGGGCGGGCAGTCATCTCCAGCGGGTCAGGCGGTCCGAACAAGTGCCTTTGGGCCGACGCGAGCACAGTCGTTATGTCGTTTCGGACGCCAGCACCCGTATGGTCTCCCGCAGACAACTTCTCGCAGCCGGCGGCCTTGCAAGCGCTGGGCTCGCCGGCTGTCTCGACAGCCTGTCGGACGGCTCCAGCCCCGAACCAGAGCCGGCCGAAACGCCCCCGACACCCGAGTACGATTCTCCAGCACCAGTCTCCGTCGCCGATGCCGCTCCAGTTGATGCCGATTCGCCGCTTGTTACCGTCGCTGCTGAAGGTTCTCCAACCGGCACCCCCGACGGAGAGACCGAACGCCTGCTTGCGACGTACGGCGATGTCGCGGAACTTGGGGTCCCAGCCATCGACGAGACACAGCAGACACACTACGTCAGCGTCCTTTTTGAGGCGGCAGCGGCGGATGCCTTCGTCGACCAATTGGCTGCCATCGGAGCGCTTGAATCCCCTGGCGACTACGACCTCGGTATCGTCTTTCCCGACGGCGAGACAGCCGAATACGACCTTGCGCCGTCGCTCGCCCAAGCGATGGCGGCCGGCGACTGGGACGGCCGCTTTCGGCTGCAAGGTGACGACGAGGCGGCCATGGAGGCCGTCGTCGACGCCTTCGACCGCGAGCAGTAGCGTGTCTTTCTGACGGACGATCGGCGGGTATCGAACTCGAGGGCCAACGCATCCGGCAGTTAGCCACCAAGTTGCCCCTCCATACCTGCGTTCTTTAAACGAACGTTAAACGAAGTTCACATTTTATCACCAGATATAAGTTCGGCCGTTGCGGAGGTTTCTGCCATATTATCGCTCCCGCGAACGACCACCAATGACATACCTCGACAGACTACGGGCGATGCTGGCACGGTTGCGACCCGGCGGCGGGTCCTCCGACAGCGCTGGCGACGCCGAGACGACGGGCGGCGCTCGGACGACGAAACGACCCGACGGCGGACGAGCGATGCAGGCGGGCGATGCACCGGCGCTTGAAGACATCGGCCTTCGAAGCGAGATTGACGAGACACAGCTGTTGTCGGCGATTGGTCTCGATGACGACGAAATCGACTGGCGAAAGGAGTTCGTCGGCTTCGATGAGACTGACGCCGAGCGGCTGTCGTCGCTGACGCCCGTCTTCGAGGAGATGGCTGACGACGCCGCCGACCACTTCTATGACCACCTCGGCCAGTACGAACAGACGCGGTCGATACTGGACCGGTCGGACCGTTCTGTCGACGAACTTGAGTGGACGCAGAAACGGTACCTGCTGAGCCTCGGTGACCATCCCTACATCCCCGGTGGCGCTCCCGGCTACGGACGAGAGTACTTCCGGCAGCGGGCGATTATCGGCAAGCTACACGAGCGGCTGGACATGCCACCGAAGCATTACATCGGCATGTACGGCCAGTACCACGATATGGTGGTCGAAGAGCTGTTCGACCGCCTCGAAGACGAGGTCGACGGCGACGCTGCCACGGCTGTCGCCGACACCCGCGACCAGCTTAGGTCGTTCCTGAAGGTCACGAATCTCGATTTGCAGGTCGCGATGGACGCCTACCTCCAGTCCGGCGAGCAGATATGGATTAACGCCCTCGAAGAACTCCTTCAGCCGGTTATCGTTCTCGACAACGAGGGCGAGGTACTGTTGTTCAACGACGCGATGGAGGAGCTGACGGGTGTCACGAAGGACGATGCACACTCGATGGAGCTGTGGGAGATCTATCGGACCGACGAGACCCACGACACGAAACAGACGATGCTCGATGTCGTCTTGGAGACCGAAGACCCGATTCGGGAGAACGAAATCGAGCTACTCACCCACCACGACGAGCGGCGCCACGTCGTCCTGTCGAGCGTGCCGCTGTATGACGACCACGGCGCGCTCGTCGGCGGTGCGACAATCATCCAGGACATCACCGACCTCCGGGAACAGGAAGCCGAGCTTGAACGCCGACGTGAGACCGCGACACAGATAGAGGCCGCCATCGCTGAACTCCGCGATGCGACCGCAGCCGTCGCCGAGGGCAGCGACGAAATCGCGGCGCTGGCTGACCGGCAGCGCGACGACGTGCAAGGTGTCGCCGACGAGGTGTCGAACATCAGCGCCTCTATCGAGGAGGTCGCCGCCAGCGCTGACCAGGTGCATACGGCGAGCAACGAGACGGTTTCGCTGGCGACTGACGGACAGGAGGCGGCCGGGGAGGCACGCGAGCTGATGGAACAGCTTGATGCGGACCGCGCGGAGATGCTTGATGACATCGACGACCTTCGGGACGCCGCCGAGGAAATCGGCGACATCGTCGACATCATCGACGACATCGCCGAACAGACGAACATTCTCGCACTGAACGCGTCCATCGAGGCTGCCCGCGCCGATGAAGCCGGCGATGGCTTTGCCGTCGTCGCCGACGAGGTCAAGTCGCTGGCTGAAGAGTCACAGCAGCAGGCCGCCGAAATCGAGTCACTCGTTGCGGCCGTTCAGGAGAACACCGAAGAGACAGCGGCGAACTTAGAACGGACCGGCGAGCGCGTCGGCGACGGTGTCGACCACGTCGAATCGGTCCTTGAGAAACTCGACGCCATCGTTGCCGCCGCCCGCGAGACTGCCGACGGTATCGAGGAGGTCGCAGAAGCGACCGACGGTCAGGCCGCAAGCACCGAAGAGGTCGCGGCGATGGTCGACCAGACCGCAGCGCAGGCCCGTGATGTCGCGACCGAAATCGAAGACATCGCCGAAGCCGCCCAATCACAGCTGGAACAGGCACAGACCATCGAAGAAGGGATTACGGAGCTAACACAGACAGACGACGAGACGTAGTGCTGGCGTAGAAAACGCCTTGACAGTAATTACTGTCCTCGACCTTCGCTCCGATACCGCGCCGGCACGTACGGATGGACGGTCGACGGGAGCGCCCGGACGACGATTGGGGCAAGTGCCGCAAGGTGTCGGCGGGTAAGCGTGTAGACCGCGCCGACAAGGGCGGTCCCGAGAACGACGAGCCACAGCGGACCATCGAGAACGGCCAGCAGCGGCACCGCAAACACGCCCATCAGGAGCAGGTCGGCCGGGGAGCCGTCGTAGCCTACCGTCCGGCGAGGAGCGATCCACTCACCGCGGAGGTGGTCATAAACCGCCCGCTCGGAGGTGCCTTCCCACGGGCGGAGTTCGAGGCCGCCGCCGAAGACATCGGCGACACAGTGGAGCGCTGCACCGAGGAAAAACAGTGCCATGGCGATGGTCACCGTCGACGGGGCCGCAAGGGTTACGGGGACCGCGACGGCCGCCAGCACGGAGTAGTACACCGGGTAATGGAGGGTCTTCCGGTGGCCGAAATACATGTCCAGGTCGGGGGCGAGTCCGCCGAGGAACCCGGCGACGAGGCCGACGGGGGCGAACTCCGGTGCCACGACTAGCAGGGGGAGCGCAAGCGCCATCCCGCTCAGGACGTGGGTCGGAAGCATCATCGTGTTCTATCAGTCGCGACAGAAGCGTATGAACGTGTCGGCGCGGTCGAACGCGGTCGATTTACCCGATTTCTCGGGGGAGAGCTTTCGATACGGCAATCGGACCGATTCTTCTCGAAGAACCCTCTCGGGCAAACGACGCACCGCTGCGGGTGAGACACACACTGAATCCACTGTCGAGCATCCGTACTGACTAATATCCTCCGCGGCCGACCACGAACAACGAATGCCCTCCCCTGGCCCGCCACGTGGGACGACGCGCCCCCTCACCTTCGCCCCGATGTTCTTGGCGAACCTGCTGCCGCTCGTGGGAGTCGTTTGGCTCGACTGGAGCGCGGAAACACTGGTCATAATATACGTCGTCGAAGTCTTGGTCGTCTTCCCGCTTGCCGGTCTGAAAGCGCTCTTTGCTCAACAGCCCCCGAAAGAAGACCGCGAAAGCGGCGTCATCAGTGTCACAGAGAGCGACCTCGTCGACAAACACGGCAGCGTGACCATTCACGAGCGGCTCCCGCCGGTGTATCCGCGGAATCTCCCGTTTGCATCCAACGTCATCGCGTTCACCGTCTGGGTCGCCATCTTCGTCGGCGTCGCCATCTCGGGGCTTGGCCCGCTTGCTGATGCCGTTCATATCCCGACAGTCCTCGTCGCCGTGGGCGGACTGCTCATCGGCCATGTTGTCGAGCTGTGGCGGGAGTACTTCGGCCAGCGCCGCTATGAAGACGTTTCGCCGTATGCAGTCGTTGAAACCCCCGCCAGACAGGCGTTTTTGCTGATGTTCCTCCTGATTGTGCTGCCGCAGACCCAACCGACCGCTGGCACGTTCGTGCTGGGCGCGTTCGTCTTTGTCAAGCTGCTCGTCGATTGGTCCGGGTTCCGCGCCGAACGCGGCGGTGGCGGCCGGCTTACCGGCTGGCTTTCCGGCCCCGAGCCGGACGCCGAAGCGTCTGCGGCAGCGCCGGAGCCGCCGTCGGTGCCCGATGCGGACCCATCGGAGGTCGTTGCGACGAGCCGCCGGTCGGCAGCCCTCGCTGCCGCAAGCGCGGCGCTCACGAAGCGGGCCCCGTTCCACGTTCCCTACCTGTTCGTCCTGTGGGTGCTCGTCAGTGCGTTCGGCCTTGGCGGCGACGCGTCGCCGCTTGCTGCCCTCGCGGTCACGGGCATCATCATCGGACTCTTCGGCGTCATCGTCGCCGGCGACGTTCTCGAAGAGATACTCCGCCACGACGCGATGGAGTATCGCCGCTGTGGCGACCACCTCGTTGCCTACGATACCCGGCTTGAGACGCCGCAGTGGGCAGCCCCCGTCGACACGCTCCGCGGTGTTGACCTCGTCTGCGACCGCTTTGCCGACCGGTATTACGGAACGCGAACGGTCACCGTCACGACCGGCTGGGGCGACAGCGAAACCGAGCGCCTTGTCGGTCCGGTTGACGACCCCGAAACGCTCGTTGCGGCGTTCGAACTCCCGATTAGCGACACCGACCTCACGCCGTTCGACAGGCGGGTCGGCGCAGCGGTGGTGGCCGGAGCAGTGCTCGTGGTTGTTGCCGCTGCTGCAATGGCTTTTCTGCCGTCCGTGCCGCCCGGTGGGCTGTTCTACCTGTTTTTCCTTTTTCCGGTCGTCGCGCTCACGCTGCGCGGAGTGTGGCGGCTGGGGTACTAGCTAGTTCGATACTGCGGCTACTGCGTCTGCTGCGGTCGTCCCGACCTGCTCGTAGAAGTGTCCACGGAGGCTGTTGGCGTGCTGTGACATCTGTGTCACGACCACGATTCGGTCCGGTTCGACGGTGAACACGATGTCGAGGTCCGTCCCGAAGAACGTCCCACGCATGATGAACTTCGTTTCATCGTACAACCCCTCGTTATTTAACGGACATGATATGTAAATAGCTACGGTGTAGGTAGCCGGTCCCTATCCTAAGTTAGATGGGTACAAAAATAATTGTTTTGGCAGCCTAACCACGGCGTCAGTCCGAACGCCGCTTGTCGCCCGCGATGCGGACTCCGTCGGGCAACTCCGGTTCCGGCTTCCGGCCGAGCGTCAGCGCCCGCTCGGTGAACGTCAACTCGTCCGAAGCGGCCAGTGGTTTCTCTATCTCCTCGTAGTCGACCACGAGGTCGCCGCCGTCGGCCTCCATCCGGACCGCACACAGCTGATACGACGGGTAGAACACGGGTGGAAGTACGCCGATGACGCCGTCGCGCCGGTGGAGCCGCTTCAACCACGTGCCCGTGTTGACGAGTGCGCCGCCGTCGACGTGCTGTACCATCGGTCGGTGCGTGTGCCCGTAGCAGAACACCGACGCGTCCGGATTGGCATCGAAGACCTCCTCGGCGGCCTCTTGATACGGTGTTTCGGCGTCGACGGTGAGGTCCGTCTCGAAGACGCCGAATCGGTCTACCGTCTTCGTGATGTCGCGCCTGATGAGATACAGCGGAATCCCGACAAGTACCAGCAGCCCCGCGATAACGACGTTACCGACGAGCAGAAACCACGCGGTCGTTCCCGCGGGACCGAGTTCCGTGAGGAACGCCTCTGTCTGTTCGACCGGCAGTGAAATAACACCGGCGAGGTCCATTCCTGCCGCGATGGCGACAAGCGCAGCGATATTGAATATCAGCAGGAACGGCAGCAACGCATACCGCAACAGCGGGTTCATTTCGCGATAGAAGTACTTCGAGAACACCCATGATGGCACCCGCTCGGTCGGTGTGACTGCCTGGACGTCTTTGAGCCAGTTGTAGCGGCCACGGTCCGAGAGGTGACCGGCCCGACTCACGACCTGTGTGTTGTAGTGGTAGCCCAGCGGCTTGTCGTACGGGTTGCCCCAGTCTTCGATGTGGTTGTTCGCATCCCGCTGGTGGCCGTGTTCGAAATGTACCACGTGGTCGCCGACACGGCGTTCGATGGACTGGCCCTGTATGAGGTCGACGTTGTACTCGGCGAACCGCTCGACGTAGGCGTCGTAGGCGGCGAGTTCGTGGTCGTGGTTCCCCGGCAGCAGCGTAATCTGTACCTGCTCGCCGGTCGCTCGAAGCTGTTCGAAGAGCTTCGGGTACGTCGCCACAAGGTGGTCGAACTTCTCGACGCCGTCGAGCCCGGTGAACTCCCAGAGACCGAATGCGTCGCCGTTGATGACGAGT from Natronomonas pharaonis DSM 2160 includes the following:
- a CDS encoding metallophosphoesterase codes for the protein MEETADDRVYYVISDLHIGGDEQLEEVPFLDELLAFLERLRATDDDIELVINGDAFGLWEFTGLDGVEKFDHLVATYPKLFEQLRATGEQVQITLLPGNHDHELAAYDAYVERFAEYNVDLIQGQSIERRVGDHVVHFEHGHQRDANNHIEDWGNPYDKPLGYHYNTQVVSRAGHLSDRGRYNWLKDVQAVTPTERVPSWVFSKYFYREMNPLLRYALLPFLLIFNIAALVAIAAGMDLAGVISLPVEQTEAFLTELGPAGTTAWFLLVGNVVIAGLLVLVGIPLYLIRRDITKTVDRFGVFETDLTVDAETPYQEAAEEVFDANPDASVFCYGHTHRPMVQHVDGGALVNTGTWLKRLHRRDGVIGVLPPVFYPSYQLCAVRMEADGGDLVVDYEEIEKPLAASDELTFTERALTLGRKPEPELPDGVRIAGDKRRSD
- a CDS encoding DUF6498-containing protein, encoding MPSPGPPRGTTRPLTFAPMFLANLLPLVGVVWLDWSAETLVIIYVVEVLVVFPLAGLKALFAQQPPKEDRESGVISVTESDLVDKHGSVTIHERLPPVYPRNLPFASNVIAFTVWVAIFVGVAISGLGPLADAVHIPTVLVAVGGLLIGHVVELWREYFGQRRYEDVSPYAVVETPARQAFLLMFLLIVLPQTQPTAGTFVLGAFVFVKLLVDWSGFRAERGGGGRLTGWLSGPEPDAEASAAAPEPPSVPDADPSEVVATSRRSAALAAASAALTKRAPFHVPYLFVLWVLVSAFGLGGDASPLAALAVTGIIIGLFGVIVAGDVLEEILRHDAMEYRRCGDHLVAYDTRLETPQWAAPVDTLRGVDLVCDRFADRYYGTRTVTVTTGWGDSETERLVGPVDDPETLVAAFELPISDTDLTPFDRRVGAAVVAGAVLVVVAAAAMAFLPSVPPGGLFYLFFLFPVVALTLRGVWRLGY